Below is a window of Hydrogenimonas sp. DNA.
CTTTTATGAGGTGCACGAACTCGTCAAGCGCCATTCCGTGAGAGCTACCGGCTCCCGCCGCCGACTGTATCGACTCCTTCTCTATAGTGCCGTCCAGATCATTCGCACCGTACTCCTGGGCTATGAGGGCGAGGTTTATCGTTGCCGTCACCCAGTAGGCCTTCAGATTGGGGATATTGTCCAGCACTATACGGCTTATCGCCATCGTTTTGAGAATCTCCTGTCCCGTTGGAAAATCTGTCACCTTCAGATAGTTGTTCTCCCTCTGGTAAACAAGAGGTATGAAGCAGTTGAACCCTCCCGTTTCATCCTGGAGATCACGAAGCCTGAGCATATGGTCTATACGGTGGGCCCTGTTTTCAACATGACCGAAGAGCATCGTCGCATTCGACTTTCTACCTCTCTGGTGCCACTTTCTGTGGATGTCGAGCCACCCTTCGCTGTCGACCTTACCTTTGCAAATATAGCTTCGCACCTCTTCATCGAAAATCTCCGCACCTCCGCCGGGCATCGAATCTACACCGTTTTCGACCATCTTGTCGAGTATCTCGTCGTGAGTGATGCCGTACTCTTCGGCCAGAAAGTTGATTTCGGCCGCGGTGAGCGCTTTTATATGGATATCGGGAAGCTCCTCCCTGATGGCTCTGAACATTCCAAGATACCACTCGAGTCCGGCATCAGGATTGTGCGCGGAGACGATATGAACCTCTTTTGCGCCTCTTGCCCAGGAGTTTCTGGCGATCTCCACTATCTCCTCGATACTCATCGTATATGGGTTGGGATTCTTTCTGCCGGCACTGTAGGCGCAGAATTTGCATATATCTTTGCAGATGTTGGTGGGGTTTATGTGGCGGTTTATGTTGAAGTAGGTCTTTTTGCCGTGCAGCTTTTTTCTCTTCTCGTCTGCCAGCTCGGCCAGCGTAAAAAGATCCAGTTCATAAAGTTCCAGTGCCTCTTTCAGACCGATTCGCTGACCGCTTCGCACTTTTTCGACTACATCCATTCTGCTACCCCGGCGGAAAATTTTCGCTATTATACCCAAAAAGAAAAAGGTTCTCACGACGATGGATCTAAATATCGAGATAGAGTCTCTGCTTGAAAAAGACGCACCGGACTTTCAGATATCCAAACTTCTCAAACAGGCTGTAGGAGAGTATCTTCAAAACCTAGAAGAGATATTCAAAGAGACACAGGGGAAGGCCTTCCTGGTCCACCACACCCGCAAGATAGACAACTTCCTCTCCATTATCTACAAGGTTGTCCTGCGCAAGATGTTCAACGAGTTCCAGCCTATGAGGAACTCGGTGCCTATCGCGCTCGTTGCGCTGGGAAGCTACGGGCGTGAGCAGCTCTGCGTGCATAGCGATATAGATCTGATGATCGTCTACAAGGAGACACCCGGCTACAATATAAAAGAGATCATAGAGAAGATTCTCTACATCGCATGGGACGCCGGATTTCAACTCGGGCACAGGGTGCATGAGGTTTCGGAACTGCCGGATGTCGCGAAAACCGATATTACGATAAAGACGGCACTTATCGAGTCAAGGTTCATCATAGGATCAAACTTCATATGGATGCAGACGGAGCGTCAGCTCAGATATATCCGCCTTGACGATCCGAAAACCTATATTCTGGCGAAGCTGGCCGAAGCCGAGAGCAGACATGAAAAGTTCCCGATCTCCATGGAGCCCAATATAAAAGAGGGTATCGGGGGAATGCGCGATGCAAATCTCGTTTTCTGGATTGCAGCGGTACGTCACGGGGTCTTCAAGCTCAAAGAGCTGGTCGGAAGAGTTATAGACGAGAGTGACTATGCCGAATACCGGACCGCGCTGGAGTTCATTTTCCGCGTTCGTGCGGCATTGCACCTTAGCGCCGGAAAGAAGGAGGATACACTGCGTCTGGAGCACGTTCCGGGGGTCTCGACACTACTCGGACTGGACAGCAGGAGTCCGCAGAAGGCGCAAAAAGAGCTGGTCACACGTACATTCCACGCACTCGATACCATCAGGAAAAAGACCTCATACTGGAGAGGACTGCTGGCAAAACCATACCTTTACAACAGCGGCAATCTTGCGCTTCTAAGAAGCGAATTTATCGAGAGCGGTATCTTCAGATGCCAGGACACCCTCTATGCAAGAAGGGGAATGAAACCTAAAACCTTTCTATACTATCTGAAATTGATGCTAAAAGAGGCGCAGAACTTCCCCCTTGTCGCCGATGCCTCGTTCTGCCACCTGATAGATCTCACCGAAATACCCAAAACAAAGGGGAAACAGCTTATCGCCGCCATACGCCAGATATTCTACTCCCCATACAGTGCAAAGATAATCGAAACTCTCTACAGGAGCGGAAAACTTGCACAAACCGTAACCCCGATGAAACGTGTAATGTACCTCCCTCAGTTCGACGGATACCACCACTATCCGGTCGATATACATTCGATCAGGACGCTTGAAGAGCTGGATATGCTCTCTCACGAAACACTGAAGCCACTATTCGAAAGCCTCGATCGCGACTCCAAAGCTATGCTGAAACTGGTCGCACTGCTGCACGATGCCGGGAAAGGGCGCATCAGGGACCATCACGAAGTGGGAGCCGATCTATTCAAAGTGTATGCAAAAAAGCTGGGCTTTTCGGAAGATCTGATAAAAGAGGGGGTTCTTCTAATCAGGTATCACACCAGGATGACCAAAACCATTCATAACGAAGATATATACGACGAATCGACAATCTCGAGATTCGCGGCACCGCTCAACAGCCGAAAACTGCTCGATATGCTCTTCATTCTAACCTACTGCGATGTAAGGGCCGTCGGCGAGGGGGTTTACAACGCCTTCACCGACAGAATGCTGAAAACACTCTATTTCGAGGCATCCGAGATACTGGAAAAGCCGTACATCATAGATGAGACAGCAAAAAGATTGAGACGTGAACAGGCGTTAAAGAGAGCCGAAAGGTTCAAGGAGCTTCCGAAATCTTTTCAGAAGAAGATACTCTCGATAGAGTCGAACCTCTTTTTTATCAAACACAGCGTGAAAGAGATACTCGATATCACGGAGCAGGCGATAAAGGTAGAGGAGTATTCGATGAATATATCGGCTTCGGCCTCGGAAGCGCTTACGATAGAGATTTTCAGAAAAGTGCCGATAAACCTGGGGTATCTGCTCGGAAAACTGAGCCACCTGGAGCTTGTAGGAATGGAGATATTCAAACTCTTCGACGGTGTAAAATATTTCGTACTTGAGTTCAACGACACGATAGGACCGGATGAGCTTCCGACGGTGGAAGCGATAGTCCGCGACTCTTTCGATATGAGCAAGAGAATCAAACTGACAAAGCCCAGAATTCTCCCGAAAGAGATAAAGATAAACTGCGAACACTCGAAAAGCTACGCTACAATGCAGATCAAAACTTCCAATCAGCGCGGACTGATGGCCTATGTAGCCCACTACTTCGACAAACTTGGTATAGATATAGCTTCAGCCGTCATAACAACCAGAAAAGAGCGCGTCAACGATTTCTTCCTTATAGAAAAAAACGGAAAATTCTGCACGAACCAAGAGAAGATAATGAGAGAGCTTACGGAAGAGGAGAGGTAGAGCCTCTCCAAATTCTATCTCCGGAAACCGTGAGCTCCGGAGACACCTCTATCAGTGACCGCAGCCGCCGCCGTGTCCGCCGCCTGTGGAGCAGGCTGAGACGCCGGGAGGTGTAGTCGGCTGAATCGCTTCGTTGCTCACGCCCCCCTCTTCGTTTATCTGCTCTATCGTAGCCCAGAGATCTTCGGCCGCTTTCATGTAGCGCTTCGCCGTCTCGCTGTCGGGGTAGTGGTAGGTAATGGGCTTCCCTTCGTCGCCGCCTTCCCTTACCGCAGGCTCTATGGGAATCTGGGCCAGAAGTTTGCTGTCGTACTCGGCCGCTACTGCAGCGGCGGTACCGCGCCCGAAAATATCGCTCTCCGTACCGCAGCTCGGGCAGATGAACCCGCTCATGTTTTCGACCACACCGGCGATAGGTATGTTTAGTTTCTTGAACATGTCTAGACTTCTTCTCGAGTCGTCGAGAGAGACCTTCTGGGGAGTCGTAACGGTAATTCCGGCAGTGACCGGAACGCTTTGTGCGAGTGTGAGCTGCGCATCCCCGGTTCCGGGCGGCATGTCGATGACAAGTACGTCAAGATCGCTCCAGAGGATGTCGCGTAGAAACTGCTCTATCGCCTTCATAACCATAGCCCCTCTCCAGATGAGAGACTGCCCCTCTTCCATCAGTACACCCATACTCATAACCTCAACCCCGTAGGCGTTTATCGGCTTGACCTTGTTGCCGACAACTTCCGGGCGCATATCCTCTATACCCATCATACGCGGAACGTTGGGGCCGTAGATATCGGCATCGAGAAGCCCCACCTTTTTGCCCTCCATGGCAAGGGCGATAGCCAGGTTTACGGAAGTCGTAGATTTGCCGACACCCCCCTTTCCTGAACTGACCATAACGAAATTTTTAACCTGCGGAGCGATGTTTTTGCCGTGGCTGGATGTCTCTCTGGGCATTTTCGGCTGGATTATCATGGGTATGACCTCTGATGCTCCGGCCATCTCCAGCTTCGTCTTTATCTCATCTTCCAGCGCCTTTTTCACCTCCGGCGCACTCGATGTTATCTCTACCGTTACGGCGACTCGGCCGCCGTCTATCTCTATGCCTTTAACAAACCCGAAAGTTACGATATCTTTCGTAAACCCGGGATATGTAACGCTAGAGAGCACTTCTTTGACTTGTGATTCGGTCATCTACTTCTTCTCCTGAATATTGATTTGTGATGTTACGCAAAAATGGACATATATACGCTAACTCGCAGCCGTATCGAAGGCTGTCATATCTACATTGCCCTCGATGAGATCCTGGCTTATCTTGTAGCTGCAGAACTTCGGTCCGCACATGGAGCAGAACTCCGCCTCCTTGAAGACATCCTGGGGCAGTGTCTCGTCGTGATACTCCCTGGCTCTGTCGGGGTCGAGGGCCAGCTCGAACTGCCTGTTCCAGTCGAATGCGTACCGGGCGTCGCTCATCGCGTCATCTATGTCGCGGGCACCTTTTCTGCCTCTGGCGATATCGGCTGCATGGGCCGCGATCTTGTATGCGATTATACCCTCTCTTACGTCGTCCGCGTTGGGAAGGCCCAGGTGCTCTTTCGGCGTAACGTAGCAGAGCATGCTCGCACCGTGCCAGCCTCCCACCGCGGCACCTATTGCCGAACTTATATGGTCGTAACCAGCTGCGATATCCGTAACAAGAGGTCCCAGTATGTAGAAGGGTGCTTCATGGCAGTACTCCCTCTCGAGTTTCATATTGCGCTCGATCTGGTTCAAAGGCACATGCCCAGGCCCCTCTATCATCACCTGCACATCCTTCTCCCAGGCACGGAGAGTGAGCTCGCCCAGAACCTTCAGCTCACCGAGCTGCGCCTCGTCGCTGGCGTCATACAGACACCCCGGGCGCAGGCTGTCTCCGAGAGAGAGGGAGACATCGTACCTGCGGCATATGTCGAGTATATCATCATACGCCGTATAGAAAGGATTCTCCTTGTGGTAGTGCATCATCCATGCCGCCATAAGGCTTCCGCCTCGGCTCACTATTCCCATCTTTCTCTTCGCAATGAGAGGCATGGAGCGCAGAAGGAAGCCGGCGTGTATCGTAAAGTAGCTCACCCCCTGCTGTGCCTGACGCTCTATCACTTCAAGCATCGCATCGATCGTCAGATCCTCTATCCTGTTGTTGCAGTCGTGCAGAATCTGGTACATAGGTACGGTACCTATCGGAACATCCGCATGTTTTATCACTTCGCGGCGAATCATATCGAGGTCTCCGCCGGTCGAGAGGTCCATGATGGTATCGGCGCCGTATTTCTGGCACACTTTCACCTTTTCCACCTCTCCTGCGGCGTCGCTTGCGACTGCGGAAGAGCCGATATTGGCATTGATCTTGCACGTAGCGCCCATACCGATAGCCATAGGCTTGAGGTTGTGATGGTTTATGTTCGCCGGAATTATCATCCTGCCGCGCGCAACTTCGCTTCGCACGAATTCGGGATCGAGCTTCTCGACTTTCGCCACATACTCCATCTCCTCGGTAACGATACCCTGTTTGGCATAATACATCTGCGTTCTAACGCTGTCGTTTTCTCTTTTTTCTACCCACTCTTTTCTCATAAAAGTTCCTTCCTGCAGCCATTGAAAATCAAGTAACATCGTCTGCGACTGATCACCCAAAAATTATCACAAAAAAGATAAAAGCAAGCTTTTCTTGTGTATACTTTCGTAACACCAAAGCTGGTTTAGGAGAAAATTTGTCTGATTTAACGCTCATCCTTCTGGCGGCCGGCAGTGCTACACGTTTCCAAAGGGGTGTCAAGAAGCAGTGGCTGCGTATAGGATGCGACCCTTTGTGGCTCAAGGTGGCCCGCGGCTTTGAGGAGATGGACCTTTTCAAAAAGATCGTAGTCGCCTCCCATCCGGATGAGATCGCATATATGCGGCGTTTTGCGGACTACTACTTTACGGAAGGCGGATCTACCAGGCAGGAGTCGCTGAAAAGAGCCCTGGAAGAGGTCGAAACGGAATTGGTGCTTGTAAGCGACGTAGCGAGGGTCTGTGTTACGAAAGAGATATGTCTGAAACTTCTGGAGAAAATCGGCCCTGCAGACGCCGCTGTCCCTGCACTAAGGACGAACGATACAGTCTATTACGACGGCAAACCTGTAGACAGGGAGAAGCTGCTACGCATCCAAACCCCGCAACTGAGCCGCACCGATGCACTGCGATCGGCTCTTTCGAAAGAGGGCGAAACATATACGGACGAGAGCAGCGCAATTTTCCGTAACGGCGGAAAAGTTCTCTTCGTAGAGGGCGACGACTCGCTCCACAAGCTCACCTTTTCGGACGATATAGAACGCCTCCCCTGCCTGAAGGGTGAAGGGCCCGATACCGGCCTCAGTTTTACCGGCAGCGGGTATGACGTCCACGCTTTCGAAACCGGCAAGAAGATGATGCTCTGCGGCATACATATAGAGAGCGGCTTCGGCTTCAAGGCACACTCGGACGGCGACGTGGCGATACACGCACTGATAGACGCTCTTTTAGGTGCCGCCGGCATGGGTGACATAGGCGAACTCTTTCCCGATACGGATGCCGCATATGCGGGGGCCGATTCGGCCAAACTTCTCGAGAATGTGACACAAAAGATCCGTCACTGCGGTTTCGACATCGTTCATGCCGATCTGACGATAGCCGCCCAGACCCCGAAACTCTCCCCATACAAAAAAAAGATGGCCGAAAGAGTCGCCTCTCTGCTCGGCATACCGCCGGTCTTTGTCAACATAAAAGCGACCACGACCGAGGGGCTCGGTTTCGTGGGACGCAAAGAGGGTGTCGCCGTTTCGGCAACCGCCACACTGAAATTCAACGACTGGACAAAAAAATGAGAATATTGATCGTAGAAGATGAGATCTATCTTGCGCAGAGCATTGCGGGAAAGCTGGTCGACTTCGGTCACGAATGCGATATTTTCGCAACAGTCAACGACGCCCTGGCGCAGAGAAGATGCTATGACGTCATTCTGCTCTCGACAAACCTTTCCGGACAGGACTTCTACCCGATCATAAACAGGTTCAAAAACGAAATCATCCTCCTCATGGTCTCCTATATCAGCAACGACACCGTTACAGACCCGCTCAAATCGGGGGCTAAAGACTACATACAAAAGCCCTTCATGATCGAGGAGCTGATAAGGAAGATAAACCACTACCACGACTACAAAAGACTTCGGCAGGAGTGTGATCTCTACGAGGAGTATCTGGCCCACCAGATGAAAAATGTCCGGCTGCCCGATCAGATAAAGTGCAAGCTTCCGATCATGATAAAGACCAACTACCAGAAACTGGCCGACGCCTACGCCTTCGCACTGGCGAAAGAGCTGAAAAGACCTATGCGCTACCTGCCCCTGAGCGACTCTTCGTGGCTGGAGAAGCTCAACGGCATAGAGAGTGACTGCATCGTATATATGCCTGAGTTCCAGACACTAAAAAAGAGCGAGAGAAAAACCTTTCTGGCAGAGGTGGAGGGGAAGGATATCATAAGCTCCACGACGGAGAGCTTCGAAGAGGAGGGGCTCGACTCGATAGAGATGATAAGCGAACACAAAATTTTCGACCGTACCGAGATTTTGACCATAGATGACTATGTAAAGTTCATTATACATATATATCAGAGCAAGTTTCCCGATACCGAACTGAGTAAAAAGCTGGGAATCTCCCGAAAGTCACTCTGGGAGAAGAGAAAGAAGTACGGAATTTTCAAGAAAAAGTAGCGGGAGAGATACCGCAACATAACGACCGGCGGTCAAAGGAGATTTTTTGGGCAAAAAAGCTATATATATCGACAAAGAGGCGCTCTCAACACTTGCACTCGTGCAGGAGGGGCTGCTCAAGCCTGTCGACGGCCTGATGGACAGCAAAACGGCACAGGAGGTCAACCGCACCAAGCTCTACAGGGGCCACAGCTTCCCCTTTCCCTTCATTCTGGCACCGAAAGGGAGGCGCAACGAAGAGATACTGAAGTCTCTCAAACCCGGTGAACCGGTAGATCTGGTTGTAGACGGCAAGGTGGTGGGCCGGATCGAAACAGAAGAGGTGTTCGAGATAGACCCTCAGGCGAGGGTTCAGGAGATATACGGTACACAAAATGCCTCGCATCCGGGCGTTCAGGCCACCATGAAACGCCTGGGCCGTTACGCCATAAGCGGCAAATACCGCGTAGAGTACCCCGATCTGCGAAAAATAAAAGAGCAGATAGCCGTGGCGAAAAACAGGATCGGGGCAAAACAGACCAGTGCACTGATGATGGCGGCCAGACCGCTGCACAGGGCACACGAGAGGCTCATAAGAACTACACTCGACCGCTCCGATCTGGTGGTGATCTTCCTCTTCAAACCCTACAGGGAGGACAGTATACTTCCGTATGAGCTGCGCTACCGCTCGATGGAGTATTTCGTAAAGAACTATCTGCCCGCAAACAGGGTTATAATAGTCCCGCTTGAATATACATATATATTTGCAGGCTACAACGAAGTGATACTCGATGCTCTCGTAGCGCAGAACTACGGATGCGACGAACTTGTGATCGGCCAGAACCACGCCGGCCTCGGCTCATTCTACGACAAGAACCGTATTCAGTCGGTATTCGACCATATAAAAGGGTTCTCCATACAGATACACACCGCCCCGGAATACGCCTACTGCGACATCTGCCGCACACTCGTGAGCAGCCGCACCTGCCCGCACGGGGAGCACCACCACATCTCCTACCATGCCGACTCCATTCTGGAGCTTCTGAAAAAGGGGCTTCTGCCTCCCGCCGTACTCATCAGGAAAGAGCTTTCGGCGATGATTCTGGCACACCTCTTTCCGGGCCGCTTCGAAAATCTCGAAAAGATATACTACGACCTTATGCCCGGCTCCGGCCTCCTGGAGAACCAGAGCGAAGAGGACTTCTACATAAAGCTGATGAAGCTCTACCAGACAACATCTCTGAAGTGACGGGGGAAGATCTATGAACGGTTCGGAAAAACTCTTTCTTGCCGCCCTTGGAAGCGGACTTCTCCCGAAGGCTCCCGGAACATGGGGGAGTCTGGTCGGGCTGGCGACAGGTGCTTCGGTTCTGCATCTCCTGGGTGTCGAGACTCTCTTTCTGCTTACGATTCTGGTGACACTCTATGGGGTGAAGCAGATAGATATCTACGAAAAGAGAACCGGGATACACGACGATAAGCGTATCGTCATAGACGAGGTTGCGGGTATGTGGCTGGCTCTCTGTTTCAGCGGAGCATCTGCCGCCGCCCTTGTGTCGAGTTTTCTCTTTTTCAGGCTTTTCGACATCTGGAAACCCTCCGTTATCGGTAAAATCGACCGCGAAGCCCCGGGCGGCTGGGGCGTCATGGGAGACGACCTCGTTGCCGGAGCGGCCGCCGGGCTTGCAAGCGCTCTGGTTCTCACGGGGCTGCGACATCTCAACCTGCCGGTATAGAGCATGGCGCTTCCAGAGACTTTTATAGAGCGGTTCAGGGAGATCTACCCAGAAGACGCCGATGCGCTTTTGAAAACCTTCGAAACGAAAGAGCGTCTCTCTTTCCGCATAAACCCTATGAAAACTGATATCAAAAGTGCACTCGCCGAACTCGAAAAAGAGGGGACAAAGCCGGAGCCTGTAGAGTGGTACGAATACGCCTTCACCGTCGAGGCGGAGATGAAAGATGCTCTAAGCGGAAGCAAACTTTTCGAAACGGGTCAAATCTACATACAGAGCCTCTCTTCGATGCTCGCCCCTCTGGCCCTGGAGCCCCTTCCCGGCGAAACGGTTCTCGATCTTGCCGCGGCACCGGGCGGAAAGTCGCTGATGATAGCCGCCATGATGCAAAACCGCGGCTGGCTTTCGGTTGTGGAACCGGGCAGAGACCGCTTCTTCCGCCTAAAGAGCAACCTGGAGCGCGGAGGGGTGGAGATAGCTCACTTCTACATGACCGACGGCCGCAGCGTCGGAGCCAAATGCCCCGCTATGTTCGACCGTGTCCTGCTGGACGCACCCTGCACCACCGAAGCCAAATTCAGAAGTTCGGAACCCAAAAGCTATGCGTACTGGAGCGAACGCAAAATAAAAGAGATGTCAAAACTCCAGAACAGACTCATGATTTCGGCCGTAAAGAGCCTGAAGCCCGGTGGCACTCTCATTTATGCAACCTGCTCTTTCGAACCTGAAGAGAATGAAGCGGTCGTGCAGAAGGCTCTGAAAAAGTTTCCGAATCTGAAAATAGAGCCGATCGCCCTCCCCCTCGAAAACATCCGGCCCGGCCTCACCTCATGGAGAGACAAAAACTTCGACCCTTCGCTGGCACAATGTGTCAGAGTACTGCCGGAAGGGGCGATGGAGGGCTTCTTTCTGGCCAAACTGATTCTGCAAAATCGGTAACTACCTTTGCCGACCTTTTTGTAGAGCTTTCACAGTGTCCGTTTTTTTACAAATTATGTTACGGAAAAATTGAGCTAAGCTCAATATTTATCATAAACGACAATCCTCTGAATCCTAAAACCTGGAAAACAGGAAATGTGATTTCTTAGAAGTTATTATTCTTTTCAACATCTACCGCCTATTCAATACAATAAGTACCGATATTATTTGTTTATATTGACAATTAGTAGTTTTTTTTTATAAACTGTCGTATCACTGATATATAGTAAAGGTTGCGATATGTTTTCATCTGTCAGGCTTGTTCTCTCGGCCCTTATTTTGTCATCGTTTTCTGCAATATTTGCGGCAGATACAAATAGCTCCATAATCTCAATTTCAGGTATGAGAGTGACAGCAAATTGTGAATTGGTTGAGTCACAAAGGTATTTCGAGATATTTTTTTGGGCGAGCGGCTGCAAACTGCCGACCTACAAAGCACATATGGAATGGTTATTGTCATCTCCTCAGAATTACTCTTCACCGCCACCTTGTGAGCCGCCGGAAGAGCCTATTTTGTCAGAACTAGGTGAGCACCTGGATTCACCTGTTCCTGACGGATACGAACTTGTAGACGAAAACGTTACTCAAGTAGAACGCTTTAAATACAAGGCATATGGAGATGGTCAATTTGACACAATATACACAAATTTCCAAGAGCTTCATGGTTACTGCTACAGTCTTAGAGAAAAAGCATGGTGGAATGCCGACGTATATAGCGGCTTCATAACCAAAGAGTACTTTACAAGACTCTACAAAATTGTAAAATGCACCAAACCTGATAACCCTTTTCCGCTTCTTGCCGAAAACGAATATACTCTCTTTGAATGGAAGGAACCTGAAGATAGAAGCGGTGAATGTACGTCGGAACCGATCGACGGCAAGGTTCAGCAAGCTCTCTATTCCTGCAAAAAGCGCTTCAGATGCGTAAAAGAGATTCAACCGGAATGTCCTAGGGACGAACAGGTTGGTTCATATGTGGAACCGACAAACGGTATTCTTCATGAAGATATAGAGATTACCGGTACCGACTATACACTTCACTACTCAAGTAACCGCACAGATTCCAACGCGACTCTCTTTAAAAACTGGGACATTGATATCCATCACGCATATAAGAACGGCTATCTTCTTCTCGGCAGCGGTGAAAGGATAAATCTTGCTTCCGTGGGCTATGTGGATGAAGCCAACCGGACCGTAGTGCCCTACTCTTCACAAAAATTTATCTTCGACACCGACGGACGGCACATCGAAACCGTCGACACTCTTACAGGGAAGAGTATCTATCTCTTCAATTACGATGCCAACGGCACTCTAAGCTCGATCACCGACGCATATTCCGATACGACAACCTTCAGAAAAGATGGAAACGGCACAATCATAACGGCGCCAAACGGGCAGACAACAAGGGTCATCAAAGAGAGCACGGGCAATCTATCTTCAATAGTCTTCGAAGACGGATCCGCCTACCGGTTCATATATGACGGGAGCGGACGCCTTGTGGAAAAGATCGATCCGGAAGGAAACCGTTTCGAATACATTTACGGAGACGACGGCAGGATAGAAAAAACGGTAGATCCCGAAAACGCGTCTTGGCTCTTTTCTAGCAACCGGGACGCCGATGGTGTCGAAACCGTCGTCACAAGAGCCGCCGGTGATATCGTAAAATATATAGACAGATACCTTCAAAACGACAGTCTGACCAGTGAAACCGTCTATCCCGACGGGCACAGGTTCACCAGAAGCGTATCTTTGGACGGCAGCCGCATAGAGACCGGATCTTGCGGTATGCACAGGCTCTTTCTCTATGAGACCCGAAACGGCACTTTGCAAAAAGACCCCGTAACGGGCGCTCCTCTGCTCTCGCTCGAACGTATACAGACCCCTTCCGGTCTGCAAAAAGAGACTCTTTATGCGACCGAATACGGCAAGGATGCCAACGGCACCCTGACGAATATCAGAAAAACCGAGACAGTCAACGGCAAAAGCTACATATACGAAAGAGACCTTACGGAGCACAACGCAACCTTTACGACACCCGAAGGGAGAGTCACCAAACTCTTCTACACACAAGACGGCAGGCGCATAGAACGCATCGAAGCTTCGGGAACGACATACCCTCAGCTCTTTACATACGACGACAAGGGCCGTTTGATAAAACAGACGATGAGCTACAGAAGCTACGGCTACAGCTACGACGAGGCCGGCAACCTTTCCGAGACAATCGATCCGCTAGGCCGTGTCACGAGGTACACCTACGATCTTCTCGGCCGCGTCACATCCGTAGTTACCCCGCTGGGGAAAGAGGTGCGCTTTGCCTACACTCCAAACGGTAACATGAGGGTACTTACTACTCCCAAAGGTGCCGACCACGCCTTTGCATATAACGGCGTGAATCGTAAAATATCCTATAAGACCCCGATCGATGCAACGACCTCCTACCATTACGATCCGCAGCGAAGGCTGACCGAAATCGTGCGTCCTTCCGGAGAGAGCATCAAATACCTCTACAGCGGCGGCCGGCTCGATACCGTCAAAACAGCCGACGGAGATACAAAATATGAATACTCGTGCGGCAATCTCCCTTCGAAGATAAGCCGTTCGGATGAGACGGTCCGCTACGAGTATGACGGCACATTGATTACAAAGGTGATTTTCGAAGGCATACTCGACAAAGAGATTGCATATACCTACAACAACGACCTGCTTCCATCATCCATGGAGTATGCGGGCAAGAAGCAGGAGTACGAGTATGACAACGACGGACTCTTGAGCCGGGTGAATACTTTGGCGATAACAAGGGAGTTCAACTTCAGAGAAGTAACACACTACGAAGAGG
It encodes the following:
- a CDS encoding hydroxymethylpyrimidine phosphate synthase ThiC, with amino-acid sequence MRKEWVEKRENDSVRTQMYYAKQGIVTEEMEYVAKVEKLDPEFVRSEVARGRMIIPANINHHNLKPMAIGMGATCKINANIGSSAVASDAAGEVEKVKVCQKYGADTIMDLSTGGDLDMIRREVIKHADVPIGTVPMYQILHDCNNRIEDLTIDAMLEVIERQAQQGVSYFTIHAGFLLRSMPLIAKRKMGIVSRGGSLMAAWMMHYHKENPFYTAYDDILDICRRYDVSLSLGDSLRPGCLYDASDEAQLGELKVLGELTLRAWEKDVQVMIEGPGHVPLNQIERNMKLEREYCHEAPFYILGPLVTDIAAGYDHISSAIGAAVGGWHGASMLCYVTPKEHLGLPNADDVREGIIAYKIAAHAADIARGRKGARDIDDAMSDARYAFDWNRQFELALDPDRAREYHDETLPQDVFKEAEFCSMCGPKFCSYKISQDLIEGNVDMTAFDTAAS
- a CDS encoding 2-C-methyl-D-erythritol 4-phosphate cytidylyltransferase /2-C-methyl-D-erythritol 2,4-cyclodiphosphate synthase; the protein is MSDLTLILLAAGSATRFQRGVKKQWLRIGCDPLWLKVARGFEEMDLFKKIVVASHPDEIAYMRRFADYYFTEGGSTRQESLKRALEEVETELVLVSDVARVCVTKEICLKLLEKIGPADAAVPALRTNDTVYYDGKPVDREKLLRIQTPQLSRTDALRSALSKEGETYTDESSAIFRNGGKVLFVEGDDSLHKLTFSDDIERLPCLKGEGPDTGLSFTGSGYDVHAFETGKKMMLCGIHIESGFGFKAHSDGDVAIHALIDALLGAAGMGDIGELFPDTDAAYAGADSAKLLENVTQKIRHCGFDIVHADLTIAAQTPKLSPYKKKMAERVASLLGIPPVFVNIKATTTEGLGFVGRKEGVAVSATATLKFNDWTKK
- a CDS encoding sulfate adenylyltransferase, dissimilatory-type, which translates into the protein MGKKAIYIDKEALSTLALVQEGLLKPVDGLMDSKTAQEVNRTKLYRGHSFPFPFILAPKGRRNEEILKSLKPGEPVDLVVDGKVVGRIETEEVFEIDPQARVQEIYGTQNASHPGVQATMKRLGRYAISGKYRVEYPDLRKIKEQIAVAKNRIGAKQTSALMMAARPLHRAHERLIRTTLDRSDLVVIFLFKPYREDSILPYELRYRSMEYFVKNYLPANRVIIVPLEYTYIFAGYNEVILDALVAQNYGCDELVIGQNHAGLGSFYDKNRIQSVFDHIKGFSIQIHTAPEYAYCDICRTLVSSRTCPHGEHHHISYHADSILELLKKGLLPPAVLIRKELSAMILAHLFPGRFENLEKIYYDLMPGSGLLENQSEEDFYIKLMKLYQTTSLK
- a CDS encoding possible two-component regulator, yielding MIVEDEIYLAQSIAGKLVDFGHECDIFATVNDALAQRRCYDVILLSTNLSGQDFYPIINRFKNEIILLMVSYISNDTVTDPLKSGAKDYIQKPFMIEELIRKINHYHDYKRLRQECDLYEEYLAHQMKNVRLPDQIKCKLPIMIKTNYQKLADAYAFALAKELKRPMRYLPLSDSSWLEKLNGIESDCIVYMPEFQTLKKSERKTFLAEVEGKDIISSTTESFEEEGLDSIEMISEHKIFDRTEILTIDDYVKFIIHIYQSKFPDTELSKKLGISRKSLWEKRKKYGIFKKK
- a CDS encoding phosphatidylglycerophosphatase A, with translation MNGSEKLFLAALGSGLLPKAPGTWGSLVGLATGASVLHLLGVETLFLLTILVTLYGVKQIDIYEKRTGIHDDKRIVIDEVAGMWLALCFSGASAAALVSSFLFFRLFDIWKPSVIGKIDREAPGGWGVMGDDLVAGAAAGLASALVLTGLRHLNLPV